Genomic window (Enterobacteriaceae bacterium 4M9):
TTTTTATTCACGTGCTCAAAAACCTGCACGATTCTGGCGCGACAGCGTCGTAGCTCCAGAATAATGGGAACGGCTTTTGCGTTATTATCCACAGCAAGAAACACCACGTCACTGGACCCGATATTTTCGCTCATGGCCCGCACGTCGGCGATTTCCGGGGCAATATTGACGAGCACCTTGCCCTGTTCCCGATAGAGTTCACTGAGTCCTGCGGCGAAATAACTATCATCGGTTATGAGATAAAAACCCATTATAATTTCATCTCCTTGAAATTAATCCCTTTATTCACAGCAGCCACGCTACGCAATTTCCCTGCGTCAGCCATTAAGCGCCGTGCTTACTTGTTGATTACGCCTTCGCCAGCCAGTTCAGCAAAATGGCCGCGCTGTACATCACCGCAACGTTGCTGTTGTAGCCATCGTAACGGTTGTTAATCGCCGAAATCTGGTTGTTAAAGTGGTCGCTTTCGGCACTCAGCACGTCAAGCAGCGTGCGCGTACCCAGGTGATACCACTGGCGATAGAACATATCGCGCACGCGGTCGGTTTCGGCGCTCAGTTGCATGTAGCTTTCTGCACGCATCAGTGATGAGTCGCGGGTTTCCACCATGTTGCGAATCTGGTATTCCAGCTCATAACGCGAGGTCTGGGTCTTTTCCTGCGCCGAGCGCATTTTTGCCAGCGCGGCCTGGCGCTGGGCGCGCTCGGAGCCACCACTAAACGCGCTCCACTGCACGTTCAGGCCGGTGTACCAGGCATCCGTGTCGCCATACTGATCTTTGGCGGTACTCTTTTGTACCACCCAGTTCACCTGCGGCAGGCCACCTGCACGAATGGCTTCTGCCTGCGCGTCGGCGGCACGCACTTCAGCTTCGCCACGCTTGAGCGTTGGGTGATCCGTCAGCGCACCCAGCGCGGTGTTCAGGGCAACCTGGTCGCTGTTCCAGCGCACGGCCGGCAGAGCCTGAGGCTCAACCCCCATCAGGCGCACCAGCTTGATGCGCGTGTTGTCATACTGGTGCTGCAACTGCTCCTTTTGCGCCTGTGCAGAGAGCAGACGCGCGCGTGCCTGAACCAGCTCACTGGCACGGCCTTTATCCACGCTGGCAATGCCGGACAGCATCGTCACCAGTTCCTGCATACGTTTGACGTACGCTTCTGCCACCTGAATGCTTTCTTTATAGCGGCTCAGGTTCAACAACTCGGTCATGGTGCTGGACGCTACCTGCTCACGGGTCTCTTTAACCAGCAGTTCAGAGGCGCTCAGTCCCTCGCGCGCACTGTCGAGTTCTGCGCTGATGCGCCCCCAGTCAAACACCGTGGTATTTACCGAGACCGACGCGCTGGTGTCGCTGATGGAGTTGTTATGACGGGTAGAGTTACCGCCGCCAA
Coding sequences:
- a CDS encoding TolC family protein, which gives rise to MDKKFVIRTVALALSLALVQGSQAADDELLFSAPQPIGGSRFKMEAPQGSEKIAAVARNEASNSTMYSRFGLTPSANTPLKYQQAKASTTRIIDIEEDNEVTQRATSAQQPASQRQSEPALASDIADEPVAQEDTSDVLEFHDGEGPRTLNAPPVNRMRDIPPRPVALAQPVQSTAVIHAWFKKMVGIALDHSPEIRGALSDMEASSWGVKQVQGQRYPQVTVGSSAPFGSFGGGNSTRHNNSISDTSASVSVNTTVFDWGRISAELDSAREGLSASELLVKETREQVASSTMTELLNLSRYKESIQVAEAYVKRMQELVTMLSGIASVDKGRASELVQARARLLSAQAQKEQLQHQYDNTRIKLVRLMGVEPQALPAVRWNSDQVALNTALGALTDHPTLKRGEAEVRAADAQAEAIRAGGLPQVNWVVQKSTAKDQYGDTDAWYTGLNVQWSAFSGGSERAQRQAALAKMRSAQEKTQTSRYELEYQIRNMVETRDSSLMRAESYMQLSAETDRVRDMFYRQWYHLGTRTLLDVLSAESDHFNNQISAINNRYDGYNSNVAVMYSAAILLNWLAKA